A genomic window from Candidatus Andeanibacterium colombiense includes:
- a CDS encoding FAD-linked oxidase C-terminal domain-containing protein produces MSISMPPADPSAIARRSEIAAALRGIVPGEGVIEDEESLRPYESDGLTAYRQPPLVVVLPETTEQVSQILAWCHLNRVKVVPRGAGTSLSGGALPLADAVLLGMARFNRILEIDYDDRLVTAQPGVTNLAVTRAVEARGFYYAPDPSSQIACSIGGNVAENSGGVHCLKYGLTTNNVLGCELVTIEGEVLRIGGGELDPAGMDLVGLLVGSEGLLGVVTEVTLRILPQPEAARAMLIGFADVEAAGQCVADVIAAGIIPAGMEMMDRPAIHAAETFVGAGYPLDVEALLIVELDGTLAECDHLIAEVEAIALKNEAASMRISQDEEERAVFWAGRKAAFPAVGRIAPDYYCMDGTIPRKRLREVLERIGEYSREFGLEVANVFHAGDGNLHPLILYDANRPGELDRAEQFGNAILRLCVEVGGVLTGEHGVGVEKRDLMPEMFTETDLKHQQRVKCAFDPELLLNPGKVFPQLHRCAELGRMHVHHGEVPFPNLPRF; encoded by the coding sequence ATGTCGATTTCAATGCCTCCTGCCGATCCCTCCGCCATAGCCCGTCGCAGCGAGATCGCCGCAGCGCTGCGCGGCATCGTGCCGGGCGAAGGAGTAATCGAAGACGAGGAAAGCCTGCGCCCCTACGAATCTGACGGGCTTACAGCCTACCGCCAGCCGCCGCTGGTGGTTGTTCTGCCCGAAACCACCGAACAGGTATCGCAAATCCTTGCGTGGTGTCACCTGAACAGGGTCAAGGTAGTGCCTCGCGGAGCTGGCACCTCGTTGTCCGGCGGTGCGCTGCCGCTAGCAGACGCGGTGCTGCTCGGCATGGCGAGGTTCAATCGAATTCTCGAAATCGACTACGACGATCGCCTGGTGACCGCGCAACCCGGGGTGACCAATCTTGCTGTCACCCGCGCGGTCGAAGCACGGGGCTTTTATTACGCGCCCGATCCATCGAGCCAGATCGCGTGTTCGATCGGCGGCAATGTCGCGGAAAATTCCGGCGGCGTCCATTGCCTCAAATATGGTCTGACCACCAATAACGTGCTGGGCTGCGAGTTGGTGACGATCGAGGGTGAAGTGCTCCGCATCGGTGGGGGCGAGCTCGATCCGGCGGGCATGGATCTCGTGGGCCTGCTGGTCGGGTCGGAAGGGCTGCTCGGCGTGGTCACCGAAGTAACGCTGCGAATTCTGCCCCAGCCCGAAGCCGCCCGCGCGATGCTTATAGGCTTCGCCGATGTCGAGGCCGCGGGGCAATGCGTGGCGGACGTTATCGCGGCAGGGATCATTCCCGCCGGCATGGAGATGATGGACCGTCCGGCGATCCACGCTGCCGAAACTTTCGTCGGTGCAGGCTATCCGCTGGATGTAGAGGCGCTGCTGATCGTCGAACTCGATGGGACGTTGGCCGAGTGTGACCATCTGATCGCCGAAGTCGAAGCAATCGCGCTGAAGAACGAGGCAGCCAGCATGCGCATTTCGCAGGATGAGGAGGAGCGCGCTGTATTTTGGGCTGGCCGCAAGGCTGCTTTCCCCGCCGTCGGCCGGATCGCTCCCGACTATTACTGCATGGACGGCACCATTCCGCGCAAACGCTTGCGCGAGGTGCTGGAACGGATCGGCGAGTACTCGCGCGAATTCGGCCTTGAGGTCGCGAATGTGTTCCATGCGGGCGACGGCAATCTGCATCCGCTGATCCTTTATGATGCCAATCGGCCCGGCGAACTCGATCGAGCTGAGCAATTCGGTAATGCCATTCTCAGGCTATGCGTCGAAGTCGGCGGCGTCCTGACCGGCGAGCACGGGGTCGGGGTGGAGAAGCGCGACCTGATGCCGGAAATGTTTACCGAGACCGATCTGAAGCACCAGCAGCGGGTCAAATGCGCGTTCGACCCCGAACTGCTGCTCAATCCGGGCAAGGTCTTCCCGCAACTTCACCGGTGCGCCGAATTGGGGCGTATGCACGTACACCATGGCGAAGTGCCGTTTCCGAACCTGCCGCGGTTCTGA
- a CDS encoding FAD-binding protein, whose product MVIAGVPSCEDDVADAVADAVRDGIKLSVVGGGSKSGIGRQTAARELPMAGLAGVIQYEPSELVLTARPGTPLAELVLLLAENSQYFAFDPFDHGPMFGQLAGSSTIGGIVAGGVSGSGRISAGAARDHLLGFRAVSGRAEIFAAGGKVVKNVTGFDLSKLATQSWGRLFALTELTLKVMPRPPERITLILPGLGDRDAIRAMSVAMGSQAEVAAAAHYPAAARNGESATIFRIQGFGPSVAARRRMLEHLLADFGPLRISSDREAAAMWECLSTLAPLERAKPLWRISVRPRRAAEVTADFEDRDAAWLFDWAGGLVWLATDADPAFVRAAAARRGGHAALLRADRAIKNETAIFHPPAAGIAALEGRIREAFDPSRVFQTGRF is encoded by the coding sequence ATGGTGATCGCCGGCGTTCCGTCATGCGAGGACGATGTCGCCGATGCGGTGGCTGACGCGGTGCGCGACGGGATCAAGCTTTCGGTCGTGGGCGGTGGTAGCAAGTCGGGCATCGGACGCCAGACAGCGGCGCGTGAATTGCCGATGGCTGGCCTGGCAGGCGTGATCCAATATGAACCTTCCGAACTCGTACTCACCGCAAGGCCCGGCACGCCGCTAGCGGAGCTGGTTCTCCTGCTGGCGGAAAATTCGCAGTATTTTGCCTTCGATCCGTTCGATCATGGGCCGATGTTCGGACAGCTGGCAGGAAGTTCGACTATCGGGGGGATCGTGGCAGGGGGCGTCAGTGGGTCGGGACGCATTTCCGCCGGTGCGGCGCGCGACCATCTGCTGGGCTTTCGAGCCGTCTCTGGCCGAGCGGAAATTTTCGCCGCCGGCGGGAAGGTAGTGAAGAATGTCACCGGTTTCGACCTCTCGAAGCTCGCCACGCAAAGCTGGGGCCGGCTGTTCGCCCTTACCGAACTCACACTCAAGGTGATGCCGCGCCCGCCCGAGCGGATCACTCTGATTCTGCCCGGTCTTGGCGACCGGGATGCAATCCGTGCGATGTCGGTAGCGATGGGATCTCAGGCCGAGGTTGCGGCCGCCGCGCATTACCCGGCCGCTGCCCGCAACGGAGAGAGCGCGACGATTTTTCGGATCCAGGGTTTTGGCCCGTCGGTGGCAGCCCGCCGGAGAATGCTGGAACACCTCCTGGCCGATTTCGGCCCGCTGCGGATTTCATCGGATAGAGAGGCAGCCGCGATGTGGGAATGCCTGTCGACCCTTGCACCGCTGGAGCGAGCAAAGCCGCTCTGGCGGATATCCGTGCGGCCGCGGCGCGCGGCTGAAGTCACAGCTGATTTTGAGGATCGGGATGCGGCGTGGCTGTTCGACTGGGCCGGCGGATTGGTCTGGCTCGCTACCGACGCCGATCCGGCGTTCGTCCGTGCGGCGGCGGCGCGCCGCGGCGGCCATGCGGCGCTCCTCCGCGCAGACCGTGCGATCAAGAACGAGACGGCGATTTTTCATCCTCCGGCCGCCGGCATTGCAGCGCTCGAGGGCCGCATTCGGGAGGCGTTCGATCCTTCCCGGGTTTTCCAGACGGGGCGTTTCTAG
- the glcF gene encoding glycolate oxidase subunit GlcF: protein MQTKFSAQALADPAMAVSETVIRKCVHCGFCTATCPTYVLLGDELDSPRGRIYLIKEMLENGRKPTADVVKHIDRCLSCLSCMTTCPSGVNYMHLVDHARAYVEREYRRPWHERLLRQTLAAILPYPRRFRAALLFGRLARPAIPLLRRIQPLRPVAAMLSLVPRRIEPAARIFRSAASGGKRRVALLQGCAEPVLRPGIRDAAVRLLGRAGFEVVFASGEGCCGALVHHLGRERSALDAARRNVDAWTAEIEQGGLEAIVITASGCGTTIKDYGFMLRDDPAYAAKAARVSALAKDISELLAGIELPFGSPPGLRVAYHPACSLQHGQRVKTEPVGLLVAAGYEVHLPEDAHLCCGSAGTYNILQADIADQLGKRKTASLELLAPDVIATGNVGCATQIERYGRAPVLHIVELLDWAAGGPAPDALRHHTERRIQ, encoded by the coding sequence GTGCAGACGAAGTTTTCAGCCCAGGCTCTGGCCGATCCGGCGATGGCCGTGTCGGAAACAGTCATCCGCAAATGCGTGCATTGCGGCTTCTGCACTGCGACCTGCCCCACCTACGTGCTGTTGGGCGACGAACTCGATTCCCCCCGCGGGCGCATCTATCTGATCAAGGAGATGCTTGAGAACGGCCGTAAGCCCACTGCGGACGTGGTCAAGCACATCGACCGTTGCCTCTCCTGCCTGTCGTGCATGACAACTTGTCCTTCAGGTGTGAACTACATGCACCTCGTCGATCACGCGCGCGCCTATGTTGAGCGCGAGTACCGCCGGCCGTGGCACGAGCGCCTGCTGCGTCAGACGCTGGCAGCGATCCTGCCGTACCCCCGGCGATTTCGCGCTGCGCTGCTGTTCGGGCGGCTGGCGCGCCCTGCAATCCCACTGCTGCGCCGCATCCAGCCGCTGCGCCCGGTCGCTGCCATGTTGAGCCTGGTCCCGCGCCGGATCGAGCCGGCTGCACGGATCTTCCGTTCGGCGGCGTCGGGCGGGAAACGGCGCGTTGCGCTCCTGCAGGGCTGCGCCGAGCCGGTCTTGCGGCCGGGTATTAGGGACGCCGCGGTCCGCCTGCTCGGCCGTGCGGGTTTCGAGGTGGTCTTTGCCTCGGGCGAAGGGTGCTGCGGTGCGCTGGTCCATCATCTCGGGCGAGAGCGGTCTGCGCTGGATGCGGCGCGGCGCAATGTCGATGCCTGGACCGCAGAAATCGAGCAGGGCGGGCTCGAAGCGATCGTCATCACCGCTTCGGGCTGCGGAACCACCATCAAGGATTACGGCTTCATGCTGCGGGACGATCCTGCTTACGCGGCGAAAGCGGCGCGCGTCTCGGCGTTGGCGAAAGACATAAGCGAACTGCTTGCGGGGATCGAGTTGCCGTTCGGAAGTCCACCGGGTTTGCGCGTCGCCTATCACCCGGCTTGCTCGTTGCAACACGGCCAGCGTGTGAAGACTGAGCCTGTCGGGCTGCTGGTTGCGGCAGGATATGAGGTGCACCTGCCGGAAGACGCGCATTTGTGCTGCGGTTCGGCGGGGACCTACAACATTCTTCAAGCGGATATTGCCGATCAGCTCGGCAAGCGAAAGACGGCTAGCCTCGAACTGCTTGCCCCCGACGTGATCGCAACCGGCAATGTCGGCTGCGCCACCCAGATTGAGCGCTATGGGCGCGCGCCCGTGCTTCATATCGTCGAACTTCTCGACTGGGCGGCCGGCGGACCAGCCCCTGACGCTCTTCGACATCATACCGAGAGGAGAATTCAGTGA
- a CDS encoding thiamine pyrophosphate-requiring protein: protein MRVSEAIAEILKREGVELIFGYPRNAVLETAAELGIRPIIVRQERTGVHMADALSRMTRGKQIGVFAMQHGPGTENAYGGVAQAYSESVPVLVLPQGYARRIAHIPDNYNATISMRGISKHAEPVNIAAEVGNVMRRAFTQLRNGRLRPVIVELPWDVLPEELDEPLAYHPSVSARSGPDPDAIRIAARMLVEAKRPVIYAGQGVHWAGAYDELLALAELLAIPVCTSLEGKSCFDETHPLALGSGGAAIPGQLRHFLDEADVILGIGCSFSETAFGVRMPKGKRVIHATLDPADINKSVPCEHALVGDAQLALAMLLRACGEMVDGPRDSSAAASEIAQVEAQWMAEWLPILTSDSTPMTPYRVLWELQKTVDVANTIITHDAGSPRDQLTPFWKTTKALTYIGWGKSTQLGYGLGLAMGAKLACPDKLCINVWGDAAIGFTGMDLETAVRERLPILSILLNNSSMAIELDIMPAATERYRATDISGDYAAFARALGAYGERVERPEDIADAIRRGIAATEAGQPALIEFITAKEKRASRP, encoded by the coding sequence ATGAGGGTTAGCGAAGCCATCGCGGAAATACTCAAGCGGGAAGGGGTCGAGCTTATCTTCGGCTACCCCCGCAACGCGGTGCTCGAAACCGCCGCCGAGTTGGGCATCAGGCCGATCATCGTCCGGCAGGAGCGGACCGGTGTCCATATGGCCGACGCCCTGTCGCGCATGACGCGAGGCAAGCAGATCGGCGTCTTCGCAATGCAGCACGGTCCGGGAACGGAAAACGCGTATGGCGGGGTTGCACAGGCCTATTCGGAATCGGTTCCGGTCCTCGTTCTGCCACAGGGCTATGCACGGCGCATTGCGCACATTCCCGACAATTATAACGCTACGATATCGATGCGCGGCATCAGCAAGCATGCCGAGCCGGTCAATATTGCCGCTGAAGTCGGCAACGTCATGCGCCGCGCCTTCACGCAGTTGCGCAACGGCCGGTTGCGCCCGGTGATCGTGGAACTGCCGTGGGACGTATTGCCTGAGGAACTGGATGAGCCGCTGGCCTATCATCCCTCGGTCAGCGCGCGCTCCGGGCCTGATCCGGATGCGATCCGTATCGCAGCCAGGATGCTTGTCGAAGCGAAGCGGCCGGTCATCTATGCCGGCCAGGGGGTGCACTGGGCCGGCGCCTATGACGAGCTGCTCGCGCTCGCCGAACTGCTTGCCATTCCGGTCTGTACCAGCCTGGAAGGCAAGAGTTGCTTCGACGAGACGCATCCTCTCGCCCTGGGTTCGGGCGGCGCCGCAATCCCCGGGCAGCTGCGGCATTTTCTCGACGAAGCAGATGTGATCCTGGGCATCGGCTGCAGCTTTTCGGAAACGGCGTTCGGCGTGCGCATGCCGAAGGGCAAGCGCGTGATCCATGCAACGCTCGATCCCGCCGACATCAACAAATCGGTGCCGTGCGAACACGCGCTGGTGGGCGATGCGCAATTGGCCCTTGCAATGCTGCTCCGCGCCTGCGGAGAAATGGTCGACGGCCCGCGCGACAGTTCGGCCGCCGCGTCCGAGATTGCGCAGGTCGAGGCGCAGTGGATGGCGGAATGGTTGCCGATCCTGACGAGCGACAGCACACCCATGACCCCTTATCGGGTGTTGTGGGAGCTGCAGAAGACAGTCGATGTCGCCAACACCATCATCACCCACGACGCCGGCTCGCCGCGCGACCAGCTCACGCCTTTCTGGAAAACCACGAAAGCGCTGACCTATATCGGTTGGGGTAAATCGACCCAGCTCGGCTATGGCCTCGGCCTTGCGATGGGTGCCAAGCTCGCCTGCCCGGACAAGCTTTGCATCAATGTCTGGGGCGATGCCGCGATCGGATTTACCGGGATGGATCTGGAAACCGCCGTCCGCGAACGGTTGCCGATCCTGTCGATCCTGTTGAACAACAGCTCGATGGCGATCGAACTGGACATTATGCCGGCCGCTACCGAGCGCTACCGGGCGACCGATATTTCGGGAGATTATGCAGCTTTCGCGCGCGCGCTTGGAGCCTATGGCGAACGTGTAGAGCGGCCGGAGGACATTGCCGATGCGATCCGTCGGGGCATCGCCGCGACCGAGGCGGGCCAGCCGGCCCTGATCGAATTCATCACCGCCAAGGAAAAAAGGGCTTCTCGCCCATGA
- a CDS encoding heme-binding protein has translation MNQISLAQANAVIEGAITKGRELGLAPLTVAVTDAGGHLVALQRQDRSSLFRPQIAAAKACGALGVGISSRKIAEMAADRPTFVAMLGNIAPQGILPAAGGVIVVDLTGAAIGAVGVTGDTSDNDEACALAGLAAAGLQAQG, from the coding sequence GTGAACCAAATTTCGCTAGCTCAAGCCAATGCGGTGATCGAGGGCGCGATCACTAAAGGCCGCGAACTCGGCTTGGCACCGTTGACCGTCGCAGTCACCGATGCTGGTGGGCATCTGGTCGCGCTTCAGCGACAAGACCGATCATCCCTTTTTCGGCCGCAGATCGCCGCTGCGAAGGCTTGCGGGGCGCTAGGTGTCGGTATTTCAAGCCGCAAAATCGCGGAGATGGCCGCTGATCGTCCCACCTTCGTGGCTATGCTGGGCAATATTGCCCCCCAAGGGATCTTGCCGGCGGCGGGTGGCGTCATTGTCGTAGATCTTACCGGCGCCGCGATCGGGGCGGTGGGAGTTACCGGTGACACCTCCGACAATGACGAAGCTTGCGCGCTCGCAGGCCTTGCTGCGGCAGGCCTCCAGGCTCAGGGTTGA
- a CDS encoding TauD/TfdA family dioxygenase — protein sequence MASASLNPPGTRPLPIAAGLPMPQFNRIGVEPISGACGCEISGVDLREPLDPETLAEVMKAFEHFTVIVFRDQNLTPEQHKAFSRYFGDITELPQAPTYGSHRDMQEVRREADEPENVVPSFEHFHTDSPFLLRPPKCIVMRALEVPQWGGDTAFSNAYLVYEDLSAGMKELLDGLQVVYSGADIWAKNEKLPPEKRLRLREHHDFAEADLTNIHPAVRIHPETGRKALFATSAYFKHFVGWSEAESRALLTYLQSLAQHLHYHCRVKWRKDTLLVWDNRFTLHRGVHDFKFERRHLIRTTVMGERPLGPGDRER from the coding sequence ATGGCTTCTGCTTCCCTCAACCCGCCAGGCACGCGGCCCCTGCCCATTGCCGCAGGTTTGCCGATGCCGCAGTTCAACCGCATCGGGGTTGAGCCGATCAGCGGGGCCTGCGGCTGCGAGATTTCCGGCGTGGATCTGCGCGAGCCGCTGGACCCTGAAACGCTTGCGGAGGTGATGAAGGCGTTCGAGCATTTCACGGTTATCGTGTTTCGCGACCAGAACCTCACTCCGGAACAGCACAAGGCTTTCTCACGCTACTTCGGCGACATTACCGAGCTGCCGCAGGCGCCGACCTATGGCAGTCACCGCGACATGCAGGAAGTTCGGCGCGAAGCGGATGAGCCGGAAAACGTCGTGCCTTCGTTCGAGCATTTTCACACCGACAGCCCGTTTCTTCTGCGGCCCCCCAAATGCATCGTGATGCGCGCGCTGGAAGTGCCGCAATGGGGCGGCGATACGGCGTTCTCGAATGCCTATCTGGTCTATGAGGATCTCTCAGCCGGCATGAAGGAACTGCTGGATGGATTACAAGTCGTCTATTCCGGAGCCGACATCTGGGCGAAAAACGAAAAGCTCCCGCCGGAAAAGCGCCTGCGCCTGCGCGAACACCACGACTTTGCGGAAGCCGATCTTACCAACATCCATCCGGCGGTCCGCATCCACCCCGAAACCGGGCGCAAGGCGCTGTTCGCGACCTCGGCCTACTTCAAGCATTTCGTCGGCTGGAGCGAGGCCGAGAGCCGCGCTCTCCTGACCTATCTCCAGTCGCTCGCGCAGCACCTTCACTACCATTGCCGGGTAAAATGGCGGAAGGATACGCTTCTCGTCTGGGACAATCGCTTCACGCTTCATCGTGGCGTGCACGATTTCAAGTTCGAGCGGCGCCACCTTATTCGCACGACCGTGATGGGCGAGCGCCCACTCGGTCCCGGCGATCGGGAACGGTGA
- a CDS encoding IclR family transcriptional regulator, with protein MDEDHDRGSGIRTVALLKLVAESGHTFTLSELAAKAALPASSVHRLLQPLLRGGLVERAEGQAYRAGSEFLRIASLVMREMDAGRIARPILHRLWAEWEETCSLCMYKPVGHFAVVLETIQTPHALRFVIEPFAELSLAWGSLGRAILGSLPPADAEAAMQRPVLGPLSGQPPATPEEMAEVIAGIRAQGFAEYRNEQIDAAGVAAPVYRGDGSVFGSIGITAPARRLRVEMVPQMSDAVKQAAQELSELFGYKGSSALVVGR; from the coding sequence GTGGACGAAGACCATGATCGCGGTTCCGGCATCCGCACGGTTGCTCTGCTGAAGTTGGTCGCCGAGAGCGGCCACACTTTCACCTTGAGCGAACTCGCCGCAAAAGCGGCCCTCCCCGCGAGCAGCGTTCATCGCCTCCTTCAGCCCTTGCTGCGCGGAGGGCTGGTCGAACGCGCCGAGGGCCAGGCCTATCGGGCCGGTAGCGAATTCCTCAGGATCGCCTCGCTCGTCATGCGGGAAATGGATGCGGGCAGGATTGCCCGTCCGATCCTGCATCGCCTGTGGGCCGAGTGGGAAGAGACGTGCTCGCTCTGCATGTACAAGCCTGTCGGACACTTCGCTGTCGTGCTGGAGACGATCCAGACGCCGCACGCCTTGCGCTTCGTAATCGAGCCGTTCGCGGAACTGTCCCTGGCATGGGGATCATTGGGGCGTGCGATCCTCGGCTCGCTTCCACCTGCGGATGCGGAAGCTGCCATGCAGCGACCCGTGCTGGGACCGCTGAGTGGGCAGCCGCCCGCCACTCCGGAGGAGATGGCGGAAGTGATAGCGGGAATCCGGGCGCAGGGTTTTGCCGAATATCGCAATGAGCAAATCGATGCCGCAGGAGTGGCCGCGCCAGTCTATCGCGGGGACGGCAGCGTCTTCGGAAGTATCGGCATCACCGCGCCGGCGCGCCGGCTGCGCGTGGAAATGGTACCCCAGATGTCGGATGCGGTTAAGCAGGCCGCACAGGAGCTTTCGGAATTGTTTGGATACAAAGGTTCGTCCGCATTGGTGGTCGGACGGTGA
- a CDS encoding malate synthase G: MEDTFLDRSGLGVSVVLANFLEQDVLPGTGIAADAFWRGLSDIYGAFAPRNAELLAKRDLLQARIDEWHKQREGRPIDQAEYGAFLREIGYLQPEPAPFRISPGFVDREVAELAGPQLVVPITNARFLLNAANARWGSLYDALYGTDVISGSEVSGGYDRVRGGKVVAWAKDFLDRCVPLQGMPWSEWEGDGDPPLQDPAWLVGRAGSNLLLCHHGLHIELVIDRLHPVGQSDPAGISDILLEAAITAIADLEDSVAAVDAIDKVAAYANWLGLMRGDLEATFEKGGRTATRRLAADRCYVGTGGDELRLPGRSLMFVRNVGHLMTTPALRLPDGAEAPEGILDAVVTSLIALHDLQRDAKLRNSREGSIYIVKPKMHGPEECVFTNDLFDAVEDLLGLPRYTIKVGIMDEERRTSANLSACIHAVKHRVVFINTGFLDRTGDEIHTSMLAGPMIRKGDMKSSSWIAAYEDRNVQIGLACGFSGRGQIGKGMWAAPDRMADMIAQKIAHPVSGASTAWVPNPTAATLHATHYHLIDVFARHRERAAEPVAPLEQLLQIPISAGRNWSDEELRDELDNNVQGVLGYVARWVEQGIGCSKIPDIHDVGLMEDRATLRISSQHVANWLLHGVIGPEAIDASLRRMAAKVDRQNIADPAYSPMADNLETSLAFQAARALLFKGGEQPSGYTEPLLHHFRKLEKQR; encoded by the coding sequence ATGGAAGACACCTTTCTCGACCGCAGTGGCCTTGGCGTATCAGTCGTCCTCGCAAACTTCCTTGAACAGGACGTGCTGCCCGGAACCGGGATTGCTGCAGATGCTTTCTGGCGCGGCCTTTCGGATATCTATGGCGCCTTCGCGCCCCGAAACGCAGAGCTACTGGCGAAACGCGACCTGCTTCAAGCGCGGATAGACGAGTGGCACAAGCAGCGGGAAGGGCGCCCGATCGATCAAGCTGAATACGGCGCGTTTTTGCGCGAGATCGGCTATCTGCAGCCTGAGCCGGCGCCGTTCAGGATCTCCCCTGGATTTGTCGATCGCGAAGTCGCCGAACTGGCCGGGCCCCAGTTGGTGGTGCCGATCACCAACGCACGCTTCCTGCTCAACGCAGCGAACGCGCGGTGGGGCAGCCTCTACGATGCGCTTTACGGCACCGACGTGATTTCCGGCAGCGAAGTCAGTGGCGGTTACGACCGCGTGCGCGGCGGGAAGGTGGTCGCATGGGCGAAAGATTTTCTCGATCGCTGCGTTCCGCTGCAGGGCATGCCCTGGTCCGAATGGGAAGGAGACGGCGATCCCCCGCTGCAAGATCCCGCTTGGCTCGTGGGGCGCGCGGGTAGCAATCTGCTGCTTTGCCATCACGGGCTTCACATAGAACTGGTGATCGACCGATTGCACCCGGTGGGCCAGAGCGATCCGGCCGGTATTTCCGATATACTGCTCGAGGCCGCGATCACCGCTATCGCGGACCTTGAAGATTCAGTCGCTGCCGTGGACGCAATAGATAAGGTTGCTGCCTATGCAAACTGGCTGGGCCTCATGCGCGGCGACCTTGAGGCGACATTCGAAAAAGGCGGCCGGACTGCCACTCGCCGGCTCGCAGCCGATCGGTGCTATGTCGGAACAGGCGGGGACGAGCTTCGCTTGCCGGGCCGCAGTCTGATGTTCGTCCGCAACGTCGGACACCTAATGACCACCCCGGCCTTGCGACTTCCTGACGGCGCGGAAGCGCCCGAAGGCATCCTTGATGCCGTCGTTACAAGCCTAATAGCGCTGCACGATCTGCAGCGTGATGCGAAGTTGCGCAACAGCCGGGAAGGTTCGATCTACATCGTCAAACCGAAGATGCACGGGCCGGAGGAATGCGTCTTCACGAACGATCTGTTTGATGCAGTGGAAGACCTGCTTGGCCTGCCGCGCTACACCATAAAAGTGGGTATCATGGATGAGGAGAGGCGTACCTCAGCGAACCTTTCGGCTTGTATCCATGCGGTGAAGCATCGTGTGGTGTTCATCAATACGGGCTTCCTCGATCGCACCGGTGACGAGATTCACACTTCGATGCTTGCGGGCCCGATGATCCGCAAGGGCGATATGAAGAGCAGCAGCTGGATCGCCGCCTATGAAGATCGCAACGTTCAGATCGGACTCGCCTGCGGTTTTTCGGGAAGGGGGCAGATCGGAAAAGGGATGTGGGCCGCACCCGATCGTATGGCTGACATGATCGCGCAAAAAATCGCCCATCCCGTGAGCGGCGCAAGCACCGCATGGGTCCCAAATCCCACCGCCGCCACCCTGCATGCGACGCATTATCACTTGATTGACGTGTTTGCTCGACACCGCGAACGTGCAGCCGAACCAGTCGCGCCGCTGGAACAATTGCTGCAAATTCCTATCTCTGCCGGCCGAAACTGGAGCGATGAAGAGTTACGCGACGAGCTGGACAATAATGTCCAAGGCGTTCTCGGCTATGTGGCACGATGGGTTGAGCAAGGCATTGGATGTTCGAAGATTCCCGATATCCACGATGTGGGACTCATGGAAGATCGTGCGACGCTTCGTATTTCTTCCCAGCACGTAGCAAATTGGCTCTTGCACGGCGTGATTGGTCCGGAAGCGATTGATGCATCTTTGCGTAGAATGGCTGCGAAGGTCGATCGCCAAAATATCGCTGATCCTGCGTATTCCCCGATGGCGGACAACCTCGAGACCAGTCTGGCATTTCAGGCAGCACGAGCGCTGCTGTTCAAAGGTGGCGAGCAGCCTTCCGGTTACACCGAGCCACTGCTCCATCACTTTCGGAAACTTGAAAAACAGCGCTGA